In Papaver somniferum cultivar HN1 unplaced genomic scaffold, ASM357369v1 unplaced-scaffold_117, whole genome shotgun sequence, the DNA window aaaagccCTTTTCAATCTATTGGAggagtatcatttttttttccaattccttCTGCAAAAGAAAATAACAGGATTTTGGCTTCATGTTTCTCCTAGTAAGTTTAACTAACTAAAAAAAAAGTAACAGGATTTTATTTATCTCTGGAGTCTGGAAGATTTGGCAAACTCCGTTTCATGGTTTCACTTTTCATCCATATCTTAAAATAGGAAATCcattcaaaaatctatttatcaatcaaagaaataaataaattatcaAGTTAAACTCAGAACGTAAGATTggatttaatttaactaattgtaTAAAACAACAGTTCTTATTAATTTATCATATCATTACAAACATTAATTTCTAACCATTTAATAGTATTTTCAACACAAAACCACTCCAGCGATCTCCTACTCATGCTGCACAAACCGAATCAGGAGTAGTTTTATTCTTATTATCAGTCTTGATAAAAACCTGTGATCCAAATGCAAAATACCCTAAACCATGCCCAAGAACAGCAGCAATGAAAATACCACCATTAAAAGACATAACAGCAAGCATAACCAAGTAAGCTAATCCAACCCTAACTGTATGAACTATACTCCTTACAATTCCAGCAGCAACATGAGCAGAATCAGCTTTAACGATTGAACAATTACCAAGCCTTTCTACAAGCAAAgacaacacaaacaccataaccAAAGACAAAATATACATACCAGTACTATTCCCTGGCCAATCATTGAATAAAACTGTTGCATAATCACCCCAGTAAAATGACATATGCATCATCATCGGATTCTTCTTGCTCATACCTATTGATTCATTATTCATTTGCATACCCCCATGGTTCATACCATCATGGTCCATTTCTTTCtgttttttagttttttgttttctctctttttttcgtGCTGTGTTTTTCTGTGATGCAGGAGAGATGCCAGCGGGAAGATAAAGTAAAGTCTGTATTTAGGGGAGTTAAAGAAAATAAGTACGATATATAGTACCGGTGTGAACCATGCAAGTGTGTACTACAAAACAGGTGTAGTACACAATGGTATAAGGGACT includes these proteins:
- the LOC113330056 gene encoding copper transporter 1-like → MDHDGMNHGGMQMNNESIGMSKKNPMMMHMSFYWGDYATVLFNDWPGNSTGMYILSLVMVFVLSLLVERLGNCSIVKADSAHVAAGIVRSIVHTVRVGLAYLVMLAVMSFNGGIFIAAVLGHGLGYFAFGSQVFIKTDNKNKTTPDSVCAA